From one Humulus lupulus chromosome 8, drHumLupu1.1, whole genome shotgun sequence genomic stretch:
- the LOC133795903 gene encoding uncharacterized protein LOC133795903 has translation MTTSVLDFMGVESNDRVAYSTFMFREDAQIWWEVVSQTRDVKTLSWEEFRGLFNEKYYNDAVRATKANGFSNLLHGTMTIIEYALKFDMLAKLAVDLVPTDVVEKALTAENKIWCENVARRDTRWVGPPFIGASCGGSSDQKRKILVTIIVPGPDRRTWGAQVGRQGSNESWRTYPECARCRRRHLRECRAKACFLCDIVEHLKKYFPGSKKEELKKADNLALARVFALTQSKVEARPSVVTCQLSSVGTSYSVLIDFGATYSFVSSRAIDRLCRPWEYDVVGFGPCFL, from the exons ATGACCACCTCCGTCCTGGACTTTATGGGGGTGGAAAGTAATGATAGAGTGGCCTATTCAACATtcatgtttcgggaagatgcacaaatctggtgggaagtggtgtCTCAGACCAGAGATGTGAAGACCCTGAGCTGGGAAGAATTCAGAGGactattcaatgagaaatactataatgatgcagtTAGAGCTACAAAGGCTAATGGGTTCAGTAATTTGTTGCACGGGACCATGACTATTATAGAGtacgccctaaagtttgacatGTTGGCCAAGTTAGCTGTagacttggtgccaactgat gtagttgagaaggcccttactgctgagaacAAGATTTGGTGTGAGAATGTGGCCAGAAGAGACACTAGGTGGGTGGGACCTCCCTTTATTGGAGCTAGTTGCGGAGGctctagtgaccaaaagaggaaGATCCTCGTTACCATTATAGTTCCAGGCCCAGATAGGCGGACTTGGGGTGCACAGGTTGGCCGCCAAGGCAGCAATGAGAGTTGGAGGACGTATCCAGAATGTGCCAGATGCAGGAGACGTCATCTCAGagagtgtcgggcgaaggcctgctttttatgcgATATTGTTGAGCACCTCAAGAAATATTTCCCAGGATCGAAGAAGGAAGAACTAAAGAAGGCTGACAACTTGGCTTtggctcgagtgttcgcattgacacaatcAAAGGTTGAGGCTCGACCCTCAGTAGTGACAtgtcaactttctagtgttggcacttCCTATTcagttttgattgattttggggCTACATATTCCTTTGTATCTAGTAGGGCAATCGATAGGTTGTGTAGGCCATGGGAATACGATGTAGTGGGTTTTGGACCTTGTTTCCTATAG